The segment CTTCTTTCCCTTCTCGTGTGAATGGTCCAGGGACGATAGTTACCAAGTATAATTCTCCTATTATAATATTTTTGTGAATTATATCACAAAAGGTCTTTCAAAACTATTTTTTATAATCTAGTAATCTTCTTTGTTAATTACAAGACATCTTAAGGTACAATTTATTGTTGATGTTGTAAATATGTTTCGATTGTTAAATCCCTGTAAGGATATGGGCGATTATGTTGTTCTGAGAGTAAAATTTGTTTTGTTCGTTCTCTTGATCGATTTTTTTTATCTTCTGATAAAGAGTCATAACATTTAGGGCAGGATACATCTTTTTCATATTTATTGGTTTTTTTATCTTCTGAAGAGATAGGATTATTGCATCCTCGACATAGATCATACGTTCCTTTTTGTAATTCATGTGTTACAGACACCCTGTTGTCAAAAACAAAACACTCTCCTTCCCAAAAGCTGTTTTGTTTATGGATCTCTTCTAAATATTTTAATATTCCACCCTTGAGTTGAAATACATTTTCAAAACCTTGTGACTTCATATAATATGATGCTTTTTCACATCGTATTCCACCTGTACAAAACATCGCAATATTTTTGTCTTTTGAATCAGACAATTTTTCATCGATATAATTTTTAAATTCAAGAAAGGATTCTGTATTGGGTTTTAATGCATTATTAAATGAGCCAATGTTGCTTTCATATTCATTTCGTACATCAATCACAATGGTGTCATTTTGATTTATTAATTTATTCCATTCATTTGGGGAGACCATTTCTCCTCTTGGGTTTGTGGGGTCTATTGACGAGCCAAGCATAGTGATGATTTCTTTTTTTTCTTTAACCTTCAATCTATAAAAAGGCATGATTTCTGCGAGAGAATATTTTGTATTTAGGTTTTTAAAACCTAGATTGGTTACATATTGAGCAAATTTGTCAATTGATGAAATAAATCCAGCAAGAGTTCCATTAATACCTTCTGGGGCTACAATAACTGTTCCACGTATATTTTCATGTTCACAAAAGGAATAAATACTGTTTGCTATTGACGACAAGTTATCAATTTTAGCAAATTCATAAAATGCCATAATTTTGAATGAATTATCCAATTATCTATCCGTGTTAATTATTAAGTTTTATATATGGAAATATTCTGAAAGTATAATTCACTTTTTTCATTCATGCTATAGTGTTTATCTCTTGATTTTATGAAACTAGTTAAGCTAGACTAACCACACTCAACAAAGATAATAAAGTGAGGCATTAAATGACAAATGAATATACCGTTCCATCAAATTGGGATACAGAAGCAGAAGTAGTTATTGTTGGCTTTGGTGGGGCTGGTGCGGCAGCATCCATTACTGCTAGTGATTTAGGTGCTAAGGTGATCATTCTGGAAAAAGCTCCCCAAGGGAGACATGGAGGAAATACTAAAGTTGCAGCTCAAGGATATCTTAATCCTGATTCAATTGAAGGAGCTGTAGCTTATCTTACAGCTATGTGTGGGCCATATGAAGTTCCAGAAGATATGGTTCAGGTTTGGGCTGAAGAGGTTTGTCAAAATAATGATTGGATAACAAGTATTGGTGGAGATCCTCAAGAGCACCAATTTCAGGTGGGAATTGAATATCCAGAATTACCAGGTTCAGAGTCAACTCATAAATTTCATCATGGAGATATTTTAGGGTATTCAGAAACGTGGAAATTTTTTGATCAGGCTGTTCAGGAACGACCGATCGAAATACTTTATGAAACACCAGGAAAAGAATTAATTCAAAATGATATCACTAAAGAAATTATCGGAGTTAAGGCTATTAGAGACGGTAAACCATATTATGTGAAAGCTACTAAAGGGGTAATTTTAACTTGTGGTGGATTTGAAAACAATCAAGAAATGATTAGAAATTATCTTCCGGGCATTCCCTATTGTTATACAAATGGTTCCCCTTACAATGAGGGTGACGGTATAACTATGGCAATGACAGTTGGGGCTGAGCTTTGGCATATGAATAATTTTGCCGGTCCATCATTTGCATTAAAAGTTGATGAATATCCAACATCCTTTTCAATGCAAGCGTTGCATTTTTCTAAAGAAACACCAGGTGGAATGATCGTTATTGGATCAAATGGCGAAAGATTTTGGGATGAGAAATATAAGACACATCATGGAAAAGTCAAAAATAACGGTGTATGGGCTCCATTAACTGCTCCATGTCCTTTGTATATGATTTTTGATCACACTTTATTCACTTCAGGTCCTTTGTATGATAAAGAGCCAAGAAGTGCATGGAATCCAATGGTTGATCAGTATGATTGGAGTGATTCCAATGAAGCAGAACTTGCAAAAGGATGGATAAAAAAAGCAGATACTATTGAGGATTTAGCAGATCAAATTAATCATGACCCAGCAGTATTGCAAGATACTATTAACAAATGGAATTATTCATGTGAACTTGGTGAAGATATTGAATACGGCAGAAAACTCATGTTAAATCAGTTAATTACTGCTCCATTTTATGCTGTTGAGTTATCACCAGCAATGCTAAATACTCAAGGTGGCCCAAGAAGAAATACTAAAGCACAGATTATACGACCTGATGGATCACCTATACCTCGACTATATAGTTCTGGAGAACTTGGTTCTATATATAGTTATCTTTATCAAGGTACGGGAAATAT is part of the SAR202 cluster bacterium genome and harbors:
- a CDS encoding FAD-binding protein; its protein translation is MTNEYTVPSNWDTEAEVVIVGFGGAGAAASITASDLGAKVIILEKAPQGRHGGNTKVAAQGYLNPDSIEGAVAYLTAMCGPYEVPEDMVQVWAEEVCQNNDWITSIGGDPQEHQFQVGIEYPELPGSESTHKFHHGDILGYSETWKFFDQAVQERPIEILYETPGKELIQNDITKEIIGVKAIRDGKPYYVKATKGVILTCGGFENNQEMIRNYLPGIPYCYTNGSPYNEGDGITMAMTVGAELWHMNNFAGPSFALKVDEYPTSFSMQALHFSKETPGGMIVIGSNGERFWDEKYKTHHGKVKNNGVWAPLTAPCPLYMIFDHTLFTSGPLYDKEPRSAWNPMVDQYDWSDSNEAELAKGWIKKADTIEDLADQINHDPAVLQDTINKWNYSCELGEDIEYGRKLMLNQLITAPFYAVELSPAMLNTQGGPRRNTKAQIIRPDGSPIPRLYSSGELGSIYSYLYQGTGNIGECFAFGRIAARNAVADSPWG
- a CDS encoding rhodanese-related sulfurtransferase produces the protein MDNSFKIMAFYEFAKIDNLSSIANSIYSFCEHENIRGTVIVAPEGINGTLAGFISSIDKFAQYVTNLGFKNLNTKYSLAEIMPFYRLKVKEKKEIITMLGSSIDPTNPRGEMVSPNEWNKLINQNDTIVIDVRNEYESNIGSFNNALKPNTESFLEFKNYIDEKLSDSKDKNIAMFCTGGIRCEKASYYMKSQGFENVFQLKGGILKYLEEIHKQNSFWEGECFVFDNRVSVTHELQKGTYDLCRGCNNPISSEDKKTNKYEKDVSCPKCYDSLSEDKKNRSRERTKQILLSEQHNRPYPYRDLTIETYLQHQQ